One part of the Scatophagus argus isolate fScaArg1 chromosome 12, fScaArg1.pri, whole genome shotgun sequence genome encodes these proteins:
- the flrt1b gene encoding leucine-rich repeat transmembrane protein FLRT1, producing the protein MAAESLAELRDWLFLLLLCLTLLAEVLELAAAAIAMETGEGDEGIVCPSVCRCDEGFVYCNDRGLSIIPPLPLMAAILYLQSNRLSNAGLPPSLERSTSIRVIYLYANQLDEFPIHLPPSLRELHLQDNNIRTLPRSALAKLPLLERLHLDDNSISTVSIQERAFSGTPRLRLLFLSRNHLSSIPAGLPASLEELRLDDNRISTIPTHAFRGLTSLRRLVLDGNLLANTRIADDTFSRLSNLTELSLVRNALQSPPVNLPSAHLVRLHLQDNGMTHIPRGALDGMRRLQRLDLSGNNLTSLPRGLLKDTESLELLLLRGNPWYCGCNLRWLHAWLHSRGAAVTVRGLTCQGPEPVRGRTLKDLTSLMEQCEGPPPGPSTGTGVSPAEKDGGGEDGVGGGQGVASVPHGSTTTTTLLLPTQGSLFTLRAKRPGLVIPLPPGEGGQVSGEALELTVKPLSSDSVLVSWLCPQPAPSFRLSWLRLGSSAALGSITETLVPGDRRQYLLTQLTPRSHYLICLLPLQPEPSFGSSSIGSSRTGSMDTNSKDSAPACAQIETGEALVNSGGEGSEKEGKDSELTALPLAGIIGGATALVSLLLIFGIFCWYGQRTGYISGDSGSYSRGRGGKHYDDYVESGTKKDTSILEIRAPPAGFQMTAMAHQPLQPKLEDVTYIHTIFPSSSSSSQANGTYRSSHGAGSINGTILSQTSHQHVTYGTNRGYREGGIPDIDYAYT; encoded by the coding sequence ATGGCAGCTGAGAGTCTTGCTGAGCTCCGCGATTGGCTCTTTTTGCTCCTCCTTTGCCTCACCTTATTGGCTGAGGTTCTGGAACTGGCGGCAGCGGCAATTGCCATGGAGACGGGCGAGGGAGATGAGGGCATTGTTTGTCCCTCAGTGTGCCGCTGTGATGAGGGTTTTGTGTACTGCAACGACCGTGGCCTCAGTATAATTCCTCCTCTACCGTTAATGGCTGCCATCCTGTACTTGCAAAGCAACCGCCTGAGTAACGCCGGGCTGCCTCCCTCACTGGAACGCAGCACTTCCATACGAGTGATTTACCTGTACGCCAACCAGCTGGATGAATTTCCTATACACCTCCCACCTTCATTACGGGAGCTGCATTTACAGGATAATAATATACGAACGTTACCGAGATCAGCTCTGGCCAAGTTACCATTACTAGAACGTTTACACCTGGATGATAACTCTATATCCACTGTTAGCATCCAGGAGCGGGCTTTTTCTGGGACTCCACGGCTTCGGCTACTGTTTCTGTCTCGAAATCACCTGTCAAGCATCCCTGCAGGCTTGCCAGCGTCCTTGGAAGAGTTACGATTGGATGACAATAGAATAAGCACCATTCCCACGCATGCCTTCCGTGGGCTCACCTCCCTGCGCCGCTTGGTCCTGGATGGGAACCTGTTGGCCAACACACGCATTGCAGATGACACCTTTTCCCGTCTCTCCAATCTGACTGAGCTCTCACTGGTCAGGAATGCCTTGCAGTCTCCACCAGTCAACCTACCATCAGCTCACCTTGTGCGACTCCATTTGCAAGACAACGGAATGACTCATATACCACGTGGGGCGCTAGATGGGATGCGGCGGCTGCAAAGGCTGGACCTGTCAGGAAACAATCTAACCAGTCTACCACGAGGACTTCTGAAGGACACAGAAAGCCTGGAGCTGCTACTGCTGCGGGGAAATCCTTGGTACTGTGGCTGCAACCTTCGTTGGCTGCACGCCTGGCTGCACAGCCGGGGGGCAGCGGTAACAGTCAGGGGTCTGACCTGTCAGGGCCCTGAGCCTGTAAGAGGCAGGACCCTCAAAGACTTAACCTCCCTGATGGAACAGTGTGAAGGCCCACCCCCTGGCCCAAGTACTGGAACAGGGGTGAGTCCAGcagaaaaagatggaggaggtgaagatgGCGTTGGAGGGGGGCAAGGAGTAGCTTCAGTCCCCCAtggcagcaccaccaccaccactctgCTGCTCCCTACACAAGGTTCCCTCTTCACACTGCGCGCCAAGCGGCCGGGCCTTGTTATACCTCTGCCTCCTGGTGAAGGGGGACAGGTATCTGGAGAGGCCCTGGAACTGACTGTAAAGCCTCTCTCTTCAGACAGTGTACTGGTGAGTTGGCTGTGCCCACAGCCAGCACCCTCCTTCCGCCTGTCATGGCTGAGGTTGGGTAGCAGTGCAGCTCTTGGTTCCATAACGGAGACACTGGTTCCTGGAGACAGGAGGCAGTACCTCCTTACCCAGCTCACCCCACGCTCCCATTACCTCATCTGCTTGTTGCCACTACAGCCGGAGCCTTCCTTTGGGAGTTCTAGCATTGGTTCATCTCGAACTGGCAGTATGGACACAAACAGTAAAGACTCAGCCCCAGCCTGTGCTCAGATAGAGACTGGAGAGGCTCTGGTCAACTCAGGAGGAGAAGGgtcagagaaagagggaaaggaCTCTGAACTAACAGCCCTGCCATTGGCAGGGATCATAGGGGGAGCCACAGCATTGGTAAGCCTGCTGTTAATCTTTGGCATCTTCTGCTGGTATGGACAGAGAACAGGTTACATTTCCGGGGACTCTGGCTCATATAGCAGGGGTCGCGGTGGAAAACATTATGATGACTACGTAGAGTCAGGCACCAAGAAAGACACTTCCATCCTAGAGATCAGGGCCCCTCCTGCAGGATTTCAGATGACAGCTATGGCCCATCAGCCCCTGCAGCCTAAGCTTGAGGATGTCACCTACATCCATACCattttcccctcttcttcctcctcctcccaagcTAACGGGACCTACCGGAGCAGCCATGGAGCTGGCAGCATCAATGGCACCATCCTCAGCCAAACCAGCCACCAACACGTCACTTATGGTACCAACCGTGGGTACAGAGAGGGTGGCATCCCCGACATAGATTATGCCTACACGTGA